One genomic region from Sorangium aterium encodes:
- a CDS encoding class I SAM-dependent methyltransferase, giving the protein MANAAGDIDVEALNDRLAREHPIDDYYDRAPLPIRLIERERLAIIRGMLGDCAGLDLAEVGSGGGHVLRMFPRARITAIDVSDVFLGTARKNLAGYDARFLKGEVDKLDLPAASFDRIVCTEVLEHTVDPAAVLAAIARLLRPGGVAAITVPNDPLIARLKGIVRRTPVGYLLRDRIQWGGDAYHLHQWTPDEFGRLLDRHFRVTERRAAPHGALPIRACFRCVPR; this is encoded by the coding sequence ATGGCGAACGCCGCCGGCGACATCGACGTGGAGGCGCTGAACGACCGCCTCGCCCGAGAGCACCCGATCGACGACTACTACGACCGCGCCCCGCTGCCGATCCGGCTCATCGAGCGCGAGCGGCTCGCCATCATCCGCGGCATGCTCGGCGACTGCGCCGGGCTCGACCTCGCGGAGGTCGGCTCGGGCGGCGGGCACGTGCTCCGGATGTTCCCGCGGGCCCGCATCACGGCGATCGACGTCTCCGATGTCTTCCTCGGCACCGCGCGCAAGAACCTCGCGGGCTACGACGCCCGCTTCCTCAAGGGCGAGGTCGACAAGCTCGACCTCCCCGCCGCGAGCTTCGATCGCATCGTCTGCACCGAGGTCCTGGAGCACACCGTGGATCCCGCCGCTGTCCTCGCGGCCATCGCGCGCCTCTTGCGCCCCGGCGGCGTGGCCGCGATCACGGTGCCGAACGACCCGCTCATCGCGCGGCTGAAGGGCATCGTCCGCCGCACGCCCGTCGGCTACCTCCTGCGGGATCGCATCCAGTGGGGCGGGGACGCGTACCACCTGCACCAGTGGACTCCCGACGAGTTCGGCCGCCTCCTCGACCGCCATTTCCGCGTGACCGAGCGCCGCGCGGCGCCGCACGGCGCGCTGCCGATCCGCGCGTGCTTCCGCTGCGTCCCCCGGTGA
- a CDS encoding RNA recognition motif domain-containing protein: MGNRLYVGNLSYSTTRESLEAAFAGSGEVREVSMPTDRETGQPRGFAFVTMGSAQAANSAISQLNGMMLDGRSLKVNEAQERPAGGGGGGGRGRY; this comes from the coding sequence ATGGGTAATCGTCTCTATGTCGGCAATCTCTCGTACAGCACCACCCGCGAGTCCCTCGAGGCCGCGTTCGCTGGCAGCGGCGAGGTCCGCGAGGTCTCGATGCCGACCGATCGGGAGACCGGCCAGCCGCGCGGGTTTGCGTTCGTCACGATGGGCTCGGCCCAGGCGGCGAACAGCGCCATCTCGCAGCTCAACGGCATGATGCTCGATGGGCGCTCGCTCAAGGTGAACGAGGCGCAGGAGCGTCCGGCAGGCGGCGGCGGCGGCGGCGGTCGCGGTCGTTACTGA
- a CDS encoding CotH kinase family protein — MRALHASAGLALVAASQGGCVPLDPGSDVVFDRAALHEIAITVDEAHLGQLRTNLDDRAPCTIVYDGEVVSGAGIRQKGNSAVELSEKPSFSVKLDEFAEEANLHGLKKLLLNNSKQDPTFLREQIGEELHDRAGVPAARTAHAVVSLNGVDQGIYVVTEAIDKRFLRRHFGEVNDEGVLYEGPCCGDFAEDVDAVELDSGDDGGGAELRSLAAAIQDAPDEQLAAEVSERLDLDRFLTSYALETLLGHWDGYAYRANNYYLYENPADGRFVFIAHGMDRILDDPHFDTETEPVAVLPRRIREIPALDARYRAELARVVSAAWDEGAVLAAIDRAEQVLGKASAGAGAATRGDLSAFKAHVGALRSDLTLRRALVDPAIVCGDGDVAGLETCDDGNTAGGDGCSARCRAEP; from the coding sequence ATGAGAGCCCTTCATGCGTCCGCGGGCCTCGCGCTCGTCGCGGCGAGCCAGGGCGGCTGTGTGCCCCTCGACCCGGGCAGCGACGTCGTCTTCGATCGGGCGGCGCTGCACGAGATCGCGATCACCGTCGATGAGGCCCACCTGGGGCAGCTCCGCACGAACCTCGACGACCGCGCCCCGTGCACCATCGTCTACGACGGCGAGGTCGTCAGCGGCGCTGGCATACGGCAGAAGGGCAACTCGGCCGTGGAGCTGTCCGAGAAGCCGAGCTTCAGCGTCAAGCTCGACGAGTTCGCCGAAGAAGCGAACCTGCACGGGCTCAAGAAGCTCCTGCTGAACAACTCCAAGCAGGACCCGACGTTCCTGCGCGAGCAGATCGGCGAGGAGCTGCACGACCGTGCCGGCGTGCCCGCGGCGCGCACGGCGCACGCGGTGGTGAGCCTCAACGGCGTGGACCAGGGGATCTACGTCGTCACCGAGGCCATCGACAAGCGGTTCCTGCGGCGGCACTTCGGCGAGGTGAACGACGAGGGCGTGCTCTACGAGGGCCCGTGCTGCGGCGACTTCGCCGAGGACGTCGACGCCGTGGAGCTCGACAGCGGCGATGACGGCGGCGGGGCAGAGCTCCGGTCTCTCGCCGCCGCCATCCAGGACGCGCCGGACGAGCAGCTCGCCGCGGAGGTGAGCGAGCGCCTCGACCTGGATCGGTTCCTCACGAGCTACGCCCTCGAGACGCTGCTCGGCCACTGGGACGGCTACGCCTACCGGGCGAACAACTATTATCTCTACGAGAACCCGGCCGACGGGCGTTTCGTGTTCATCGCCCACGGGATGGACCGCATCCTGGACGACCCGCATTTCGACACCGAGACGGAGCCCGTCGCCGTGCTCCCGCGCCGGATCCGCGAGATCCCGGCGCTCGACGCGCGGTATCGCGCCGAGCTCGCCCGCGTCGTGAGCGCGGCGTGGGACGAGGGCGCCGTGCTCGCGGCCATCGATCGGGCGGAGCAGGTGCTCGGCAAGGCCAGCGCCGGCGCCGGCGCCGCGACCCGAGGCGACCTGAGCGCGTTCAAGGCGCACGTGGGCGCCCTGCGCAGCGACCTCACGCTGCGCCGCGCGCTGGTCGATCCCGCGATCGTCTGCGGCGACGGCGACGTCGCGGGGCTCGAGACGTGCGATGACGGCAACACGGCGGGTGGCGACGGGTGCAGCGCGAGGTGCCGCGCCGAGCCTTGA
- a CDS encoding TolC family protein: MLICAALSGCSSPPRPAASDRAIALYREGRASAGAPAPGRAAPGARPGASSAAPLAMTVEDAVAWARDHSAELAAQSARAEAAAAQVDAEDHFDNPELRITNVDLERILERRPRVSTALRFPVTRPGEVDANVAAARVDEAKALAEAREVEIALEADVRSLFDEVLLFDAEIEAADAVAEARRSLATWMKGQLAAARTTAVDEAMTELTAVDAEQDGVDLRAQRSAALAALLSRMGLDPAVPVRLIGAPKGAWPPPELPTEAEAVELALKRRPEIELAAAQGDAADAALHAERAARWPWLSFVEVGYEFRPESVLGRAWTFGLGVELPVFDTHRAATVAADTARKAEQRALGAAVELVTREVRTSLSEAQATRALVTELRRRMTPAAERAGAEAQRAIEGRNVDVGRALEVDERRVRLELRLMRFVRRYWTAVGELRHAVGGRLPAEAGHPGRTPESRSDAEQ, encoded by the coding sequence ATGTTGATTTGCGCGGCCCTCTCGGGCTGCTCTTCCCCGCCGAGGCCGGCGGCGTCCGACCGCGCGATCGCCCTCTACCGCGAGGGCCGCGCGTCCGCCGGCGCGCCGGCGCCCGGCCGCGCGGCCCCGGGCGCGCGCCCGGGCGCGTCCAGCGCGGCGCCGCTCGCGATGACCGTGGAGGACGCCGTCGCCTGGGCGAGGGACCACAGCGCCGAGCTCGCCGCGCAGAGCGCCCGCGCCGAGGCGGCCGCGGCGCAGGTCGACGCGGAGGACCATTTCGATAACCCGGAGCTCCGCATCACGAACGTCGATCTCGAGCGCATCCTCGAGCGCCGGCCGAGGGTGAGCACCGCGCTCCGCTTCCCGGTGACCCGCCCGGGCGAGGTCGACGCGAACGTCGCGGCCGCGCGCGTGGACGAGGCCAAGGCGCTCGCCGAGGCGCGCGAGGTCGAGATCGCCCTCGAGGCCGACGTCCGGTCGCTGTTCGACGAGGTGCTCCTCTTCGACGCCGAGATCGAGGCCGCCGACGCGGTGGCCGAGGCGCGCCGGTCGCTCGCCACCTGGATGAAGGGGCAGCTCGCCGCCGCGCGGACGACGGCGGTCGACGAGGCGATGACGGAGCTCACCGCCGTCGACGCGGAGCAGGACGGCGTGGATCTGCGCGCGCAGCGGAGCGCGGCGCTCGCGGCGCTCCTCTCGCGCATGGGGCTCGATCCCGCGGTGCCCGTGCGCCTCATCGGCGCGCCGAAGGGCGCGTGGCCTCCCCCGGAGCTCCCCACGGAGGCGGAGGCCGTCGAGCTCGCGCTCAAGCGTCGGCCCGAGATCGAGCTCGCGGCGGCGCAGGGCGACGCGGCGGACGCGGCGCTCCACGCCGAGCGCGCCGCGCGGTGGCCGTGGCTCTCCTTCGTCGAGGTCGGCTACGAGTTCCGGCCCGAGAGCGTGCTCGGCCGCGCATGGACGTTCGGGCTCGGCGTCGAGCTGCCGGTGTTCGACACGCACCGCGCGGCCACCGTCGCGGCGGACACGGCGCGCAAGGCGGAGCAGCGCGCGCTCGGCGCCGCGGTCGAGCTGGTGACGCGCGAGGTGCGGACGAGCCTGAGCGAGGCCCAGGCCACCCGGGCCCTCGTGACCGAGCTCCGACGCCGGATGACCCCCGCCGCCGAGCGCGCGGGCGCCGAGGCGCAGCGGGCGATCGAGGGCCGCAACGTCGACGTGGGGCGGGCGCTCGAGGTCGACGAGCGCCGCGTGCGCCTGGAGCTCCGGCTGATGCGCTTCGTGCGCCGCTACTGGACCGCTGTCGGCGAGCTCCGCCACGCCGTGGGCGGCCGGCTCCCCGCCGAGGCGGGCCACCCTGGCCGGACTCCGGAGTCCAGGAGCGATGCGGAGCAGTAG